CCGCTGCCCGTGGCCGGGGGTCGGGACCCGGCGGTCTCTGGCCGCGGGCGGTCTCTGGCCCCGGCCGGGCCCTCAGCGCTCACGGACGTGGGGCGCTCAGCGCCTCctggcggcgggcggcggcaaCGCCGGGCGCGCGCGGGGTGGCGGCCGCTGGGGGTCGCTGTTCTGGCTGCGCGCGGGGAGCCGGCGGCGCGCGGCCCCCGGAGAGGCGCCCCCGGGCCCGCGCGAGTccctcagggctggggaagcGCGCCCGACAGGGGGGCAGCTCCGCGCGtgcccgccgccgctgccgagGGACAGGTTCATGCACACAGGCACAGTAAACACGGAGAGTTCCGCCGGGTCGGGTTTCAGCCTCCCGCTGCCGCGCCCCGAGGGGCTGCGCAGGGTGGGCGGCAGCCTGTGTGTGCTCTGGGGAAGGGCTCTCGTAGGAGGGGGTCGGCGCTCCCCGCAGACTGCCCCGCGCCGCCGGTGCCCTTCGGTCGGGCTGTCACCCCTGCCGAGAGGCCGGCAGCTGCCGGAGCGGACAGGGCGCTCCCGGCGGTATCACTGCCttcgtcgtcctcctcctcttcctcctcctctcccggccccgccgggagCCCAGGAAGCCGCCTCGCCACCCGGGACCGCCTGTGCCAAGAATCGGCGAAGAGGCGGCACGCCCGCTCCTTCTCTCTGCCCAGACCCACTCCAGCCGCCCTCTCCGCGGGCTTCCCGGCCGGCGGGAGCAAAAATAGCCTTCCCCTTCCCCGGCAGCTCGCCCCCGCCCCAACACCTCCCTTTCCCCGCCGCAGCCGGGACCGGAGTTCCCGGTAAACAGGCGGCTTCCCCGCCTGCCCCCCGCGGGGCTGCAGCCACGGGCCGGGGACCCGCCTGAcgagagctgtgccagggacatcAATATTTCAGTGACTCCTCAGCGCGGTTCTAGTTAAAGGCTCAGGCGATGCGCCACCCCCGTCCCCATcttcccgccgccgccccctcccactccaaacacacacacttgGGACCGTCTCCTTACGTCGGAGAGCAGCGAAGGAGTGACTGAGCCCTGCCCGGGAAAACCGAGCAGGGGGAGGGACGGGGGGAACCGGGgcgggaggggagagagggcgGGAAGGGGGGGGCTTGTGCAAGCAGCGACGCTCCCGAGGTTGCCAAGTGGACTTTTATTGTTTTCCACCCACTTCCAAGTCGATACTATCTGCCGTCTCATGTCCATCCTATAGCCTATATAAGCGGCTGCGCTGGGGCTGACGGCGATGGAGTAGTTTGTGGATACGGCGGGAGCGCAGGGACGGGAGGGGGGCGGGCGGGCCAGTCGCGGAATACTCGGACTCCCTGCCGTTCGCTGGCTGCTGCCGTCCGGGGAGCGGCTCCCGGGGGGAAGACACCTCGGCTTCTGGGACGGAGACACAGGTAAAGCAGCCGGCGAGCACCAGCAACCTCCTTCCCCTCCGTCTCCCTCCCCACGCCCCCATccctcccgccccgccgggccgaAGCGCTGCGTGCGGTGGGACGGGTGACAGCCtgcgggcgggagcggccgccgcCGGACCCCACCAGAGTTGGCAGAGCAGAGCCGCCTCCCGGAGCGGCTGTGTGTGAGGGGCGGTCAGCCGTCCGAAGGCGAGCGGCTCCAGGCACGATGCTGGCCGCCGCTCCGGGCTGCTCCTGCGGGGAAGGGGAGTGGGGAAAGGGACGGAAAAACGGGAGACTGGCGGTGCTGTTCCCTGCCCCGGCCGGTTGCCCTCCAGCCGTGCACCTCCCGTCCCGCCGCTCCTGCCCGCAGCCCGGGCGCTGAGCCCCGCAACCGAGGGTGGAGACCCGCTCGGTGCGCAGCTGCCGCGGCTCTCCGGCAGAAACTTCGGGGAAAGTTGTCGCCCCTcgcctctgctgctctgctccgcTCCGTGGCCGGGCGGGGAGAGGCGGGGCGGAACGCCCGTCCCCGCCGGGGATCTGCTCCGCCAgggcacccccagcctggccccgcTCCGGGGCTGCGCCCCCGCCCTCCCTCGGGGCCCGGCGCGGGCTGCGGGGAGGCTGTGCAGGCGCTACCCGCGGCGCTGGGACGGCTCTGCccgcggggcgggcgctgcggggcgcgggggcagcggcggggccCCGCGGAccccccgccccgtcccgcTCCGCCAGCCCCCGGCAGCCCGGGGCGGTCTGTGCCCCCGCCTTGTGTAACCTGCGAAGCGGTCGCCGCTCTTTCCTCCGCCAGTGTTTACCATTTCATCCCCACGAGTCTCCCCACCTTCGACCCACCCCCAATTTTCTCTTCCAGTGAAACAGGAAGACCTCCCATAGCAGCAGATCCTTCCTCTTACGCACTCTTCAGGTCGGACTGCAATGAGTGGACTGAGGTCTtctgggctgctggggctggtaCTCTTAATGCTCTCAGCAGGATACTGCAAAGAGAAAACGGACTCCGCAGATTTGAAGGACAAGCAAAGTCTCTTGAATCTCATCATGGAGATCATTCAGGAACTGAAAAGGTACCACCTGGAGAAGGACAGTGGGATGCAGTACTTCTCCAAGCATGACTATAACTTGGATCGAAGGCAAGTGGCTGACTATGGAGGATACCAGGATGAACAGAGAGTTGGTAAGTCATagtccctttttttccctatgaTGCCTTGGTGAATGAGATAACAGGTTACTAATTTTGTATTAAGAATTCACCACTCAAAATACTTGCAGATTCCCTTTAGTATCAGAAGCAGACACAGATGGCAAATCTGGGATAGAAAACCTCCATtcaattctcacagtcttttaCTCTCTGGATAATGTACTCAACTGAAAGTCAACTTCCTGTGGTTTTGAACAAAACCTATTAATAAGGGAAAAGACTGAAATGGGCTGAGATCAAAGAAACAAGGGATAAAAACGCTTTTTCCTGGAAGGTTACCACTTATTATCGTGCTTGGTTTAAGTGTTTCTTGGAAATGACCCTAGCGAGATTCTCCTGCAGGATTGTGGTATGTCCTAAAACCTTACAtatagtcttctctgcagctcagtTTCACTGAACTGTTCACCCTGCTTGTTAGTTCCTTTTGTACCGAGAGTAGTACACCTTGAAATACTAGGGAACTGAGACAGTACTCGTCTGTCACTGTGACCAGTTTGGGACACTCCTGCAGTCATCCTTCTGCTCATTTGACTAGCTGTTCTCTAACCTCCAGTGAAAGCACAGGTTTGTTCATGAGATGTTCAGGATTGCATAGAGCAGTCCAGAAACACACATGGTGATGGATAGTTACTGCTTAGTTTGGTGCTGTACTTCTGTGCATCCAGTTGAAACTAGATTTAGTTTCTCCTGCTGCCGTGTCTAATTTAGTGTTCCCTGTCACTCCCAAGCCCCTACAGCGTTACTGCTGCTCATCTGACCCCTCCAACTGAAAGTGACTTTCTGAGTATTTTCCAGCAAATGTCTACTCACCTTTTCCcaaatttgctttcattttgataGTATgctatttattttgtctttattgATCTCATAAAGCTTCATTATACTTTTTCATCATTCTCATTCATACTCAAGTATCTTCACAAGTTTGCATTTATTGGTGGTTGTCATGAAAATATTGCTTCTCCGTTTGGATGATTAATGAATGTACAGAAGACAACAATTTTGTTCTACTTAAGGTCAACACAGGAGAGAACATTTTGTTCTACAAATGTTGAAAAGTCAAAGAGGCCAGACTAAGCAGGGAACCATGATCTGCACAACTCTAAATCTCATCTTGGAATGTGGGCGTAGTTTTTGGTCACCCTGCTGGTGCAAAACATCTGGCTTGTGTGGAAAAGTTGTCTATGAAATTAATAATCTTGCTTCATAGCAGATTATTTGGTAATGTTGTTATTGATTCTGAAGCGATTTTTCATTCTGGTATTATAATGGAGTTTTTCCAGAAACTCTGAAAAGGAACTACTAGTTAGAGtctttcattttggtttttgcaTCACTTTCCTAGAGAGCCTGTCCCATGGGAAATTTCTGAGTGAAGCATGTGTGTTTTTAATGCTCTTCATGACATAATTAGGTCAAATAGGATAAGGTCAATTTTACTTACACTGACTAAAGTTAGAAGTAAATGAAGAATGACTTTCGAGAAGTGTCTAAATTCACAAGTGGATCAGATCTGGATGGAAATGCTCTCTGCTCTATATCTGATAAAGAGGTGCCAGGGGAACGAAAAAGGCTGCTCACACATTTATGGTCAAGTAAATAAAGCACCATCTAGTGTATCATACACAATCAGCACTAAGCTATCAGCATAGTGTTTGTAACGGAAAGCAATCAAAGATAGTTGTAAATCAGGAAGTCACAAGCAGGGGTTAGGGCTAAAATGGATTTCAGTAAACCAGTTTCATTTTGCCATCTGCTGAACACACAACACAAAGCGGTAAACCACAAACATAGGGAGCCAGAAGAGAGCAATTTGCTTGGAATCATTTCCTGTGAATTTTATTTACTGCTAAAGGGGGGAGGTGAGGGGGGAAGATTCCTGTAAGTAGATCAATCCAGTTTCATGATTAGAGCAGAACAGTGCTTCTGCAAACATACCTGGCACAGAATAGTGGATACATTTGCATAAGAGAATTAGAAGACACAACCCCAAACTTGAATATATCTTTGGGTCTTTACCACTCTTGTAATATGAAAGAATTTAAACCTAGGTAAACTTGATAATGTAGTTCATAGAGGACTAAAATCTGACTCTTAGTTAATAACCATCGTCATAAATGATCTCTCACCCAACAGGCACTGTTTCATCAGCACTGTGTTTCACAGAGCATTTTACAGGGTCTCCCTATGTAAAGCAAATTCTTGCAATTTAGCCTACTGTATGCAAAGGGCTTTTGCCCTCTCTGCACCTGTCAAGACATAGTGGTGATGTTTTCTGGACAGAGTATTCCCTGTCCTCATACTGTACTTGGCAAGCATAGTTCCAGTGCAGTAGAGTAACTATTCTTTTTTCTGTCCCACAGAAATAGTTCCCAGAGATCTGAGGATGAAAGACAAGTTCTTGAAGCATTTAACGGGTATGTTTGAGTTTTGCATTGGTATCCATATTTCACATACATACCGTAAGCTGCACTACTCTACCTGTGAGCTGTGCTgattcataatttatttttctttatatttcagGTCCACTTTACTTTAGCCCAAAATGTAGCAAACACTTTCATCGGCTTTATCACAATACAAGGGACTGCACCATCCCAGCATGTAAGTAACAAAAGCACAGACTTCCCTAAAACAAGGGGAAACTCTAAAATTTATTAGCTCTATCAAGTATCAGTAGTGATACAATCTCAGAATGCATTccctgcaaagaaaaatttggAGTGCTCTGAAATGTACTAAGTATCCTCTACAGCATTGCTAGAACAACATCAGCattacagagaggaaaatggaaataaaacttTCTCACTGCAACTACACTATGTAGAATGGCTCTAAACACTGCATCCTTAGGTACTGATGTATTTGCCTCATGGGTTCCAAACCAAGGGTTTGCTTCGTACAGGAACATAACTCCCCTCACAAATATCTCATATTTAGTTTCTAGTGCTGTAAATTCAAGATAGGATCACAAATCCAGGTGGGGTTATTTAGTTTTCATTGATTATTTATGTAGGACACATTTTATAGACATTTTATATTCTGACTATTCAGCTACCAATCTACCAGTGATGTTGATAGTGAATCTTTGCAACACTTGTCTTCAGTGAATTACAAAAGTATAACTTCATAAGGcttagaaaaaacagaaaagtgcTGATGGACACAACTAAGCAAATGCAGCTTATGATACCTCATCACGGTTGGCAGCATagagaattaaataaaaatcaaacattGACATTTATTAGTCAGTAGATGTGACTCCAGATTCACACTGAGGAGGACCTGTTGAGTAAGCAGATGCTATTTTAGCATAGCCTTTTCAGAATGGAAGCACACTTTATTTTACTTGTCTGAGGTCAACCAGTTGGGTCAGTAGCAGAGCTGGGAATAGAAACAAGAGTTACAGATTCCAAGTTTCAagtattaataaatatttcagccCAGTGCATGTTAAAGGCATATTTGGTAAGAATTGTGGACATTTTCTCTGTTTGTAAGGCTTCAGATTAGGAATTCCTTGGAAAGACAAGGATTTCTAGATGAGAGGTAGCCAGATCACGTTCTGTTTACATGGGTGGAGATGTAAGTTGTTCATAATTTGTCTGTTCTCAACAAGCAACAGTCATATTACCTTTTTCATAAGGATCACAACACAAACATCGTTTGGCTCAGCACTAACAAGTACTCCACGCTGTGAAGCTAAAGACTAGTTGGCCTTAAAGGCTCTAAATTagccttttccttctgccaggtGACATATCCACCAACATAATGTCTGGATAATGGAGGATAATTTGTACGAGTGGCAGTTACAGCATAACTATGCTGTGAGTTGGGGATCACTAACATTTCATGTCTAGAAAACATTAAATGTAGTTACTCATTAATGAAATAATAcctaaaaaaaatcaacatcagTTACTGGACTGGATTGACTAGCATCTCTTTAAAGTAACTTCCTTCTAGGAAAATGAGATGAACAGCTTGCTTTAATTCTTCATGCACAGGATGATGTTACTTTTTGATAATATCCTGACTTCAAATTATAGTGTTCCTTCTGTGTAGAAATCTGAAGGCCAAACAGCAAAGAAACTAAAAGTGTCAGTGATGCTGCAGCATGGTGGTAGCCAGTACAAAAGCACTGTGTTGGCATACTTTGTAGCACTTTGTACAGTGTGGCAGCATTGGcacctgaaaaataatttacttttctaTCTGTCCATAACCAACTTTCACAatatttgctttcagtttttcatgtaaatgaaaaaaaccccttttgaTTAATTTCTTTAGTTTTGCATTGCTTCTGTCTCCTACTATGAATGCACCAAAAAGTTGAAGGTACCTAAAATAGGAACAACTAACAATAGGACTACAGTGGAAAAAACAATTTTACTAGTTTTAAGATAAAACTTCATACTCTTATGAATGTTTATGATGTGGTCATCTACTTGGGCTGGACTTAACATTTGTATGACTAGAAGATGTTACTTGTCTAATTTaacagctttcccaggaaaaaatcTATTGGAGAGTGGCATTACTTAATATTAAGTTGACAGACTAGCTCATTGAGGGCTGGATTTCAAAGGTGGCTGAGCACTATTTATTCTTTCTCTAATATGGAAATACTACAGTCACATGTTTAGATCCCACACAGAAGCAGAGGCACAGATGTATAAAttttatacacacatacatacacttGGACAGACTCCAAGCACATTCATGCTGTTTGTTTACAGATAGAACATGTGCAGAACTCAGTTGCATAGTTAAACGTGCCATTAAACACGGCTTTCAGTTATTACACAATTTTTACGCGCTCCTTTTTTAAGTCAAAGGAGttgatttttattctgttgCAAACTAAGGTATTCGTTGAACTTCACTATGACACTAATTTGCACACTGATAccaattttgatttttaaaggcaAAGTTGATTTCTCTGGTAATCTAgtcatgctctttttttttcatacagacTATAAAAGATGTGCCAGGCTTCTTACTCGATTGGCAGTAAGCCCTATGTGCATGGAAGGATAAAGGTAAGCTTTTTTTAGCAGAAATGACATTCCACTGCATAGCAAAGCAGTGGATGTTGTATTTCATACATGAAAATTCATGGGAGTATAATAACAACTGTCCTGTAGATAAGGTATTCCCCTCCCAGAGGAGTTGAAGTAACTGGCTTAATCTGGCAAATTTTGGCATTAAGGAAAGGGTACCCCCTACTGGAAGTCATTACATAAATGTCCATGTGCATAATCTGTGAATTATTTATAGCAGCATACACTTAGCAGATAGTGAATTTGTTGCTacagaacaaaacacaacagCTGTGGCTTATTTTTCAAGAGTTTACTCAGTACACAATTGCCTGTAtcggcagcagcagccgcccTTTTATGTGTGCAGCTGTAGATCGGTGCTGTAGTCAATAGTATGAGTTAATGTATACACAGCTATACACGAGAGCTTTATAAATGTAGATAGGTCACAGGTGCTTTTATAGTAattcaattaaaatatattgATAGGAGCATTGATAAACTAACTTCAAGctatttggattttttgggatttcctTGTGTACACCTCTCATGTCTATCGGTTCATTGCCTCCTGTTTTGCCTAGATGTGCCTCTATTTCCCACAAATACTCAGGAAATTTCATCAcccaccaaaataaaaacaaaagccaatCAACCGAACCAAAAAGTACTCCCAAACTATCTGTATTTTTAGAGAACTGTAACATAAGAGTACAGAAGGAGTAATTTAAATTCTGTCCTCAGCCTTTACCTGAGACCAAATGTGATCTTGGACAGAGGGAGAACTAATAACCATGTAGATTTGTCAGTAACAAATGCTGTCAAACCAAGATGCTTTAACTCTGGGACAAAATACACATCTTGTGGAAAGAATCAGTGacaaaaagtaataaatattaagcattttatatattttttttaaagtattgaCACTGTTTTGCACTTCACTCTCACAAGCTGGGGAAATAGGATCAAGATAAATGTAAAAGTGACTGGAAAAAGATATATAAGTTGTTAGTACTTCATTgtcaaaactggaaaaatgttATTGAGCAGTGTCACACAGCTTCATTACGGGTTTGATATTgttcaatattttcattaataactTGGGTGACAGAATactgtatttatgtatttcagtATTATAGGAGAAGCAACTATGATACAGTACAaccttgaaattaaaaataatcttggAAAATAGGCCAAATAGTCTAAAACCAGGATAACAGATAAAGAGCAGAATTATGAAGTCACGTAGGATTATTCAACTGCAGAAGTACACGGAATTTGGTGCATAGTTAAATAGTGCTGTCGAAAACATGGAGGATGACGTGGACCACAAACTAAGGAAGTCAGCAGTGTTACACCTGAAGAAAGTCAAACAATACTGGAATTTATAAATAGAATAATTGTTTATGAAATTCCCGACATAATTACTGTTACTGGAATACTATATTTAATTAAGGGTACCACACTTGAAGACATGTGGGTTCTTCTTGTAAGAGTCCAAGGAAGAGCAACATGAATGACCAAAGGCCTAGAAAACTCGGTATACAAGAACAGTTACAGGAATTAGGATTATTTAATCTAAAGAAAACACGACTGCAGGAAAACATGATGGAGCTGTTCAATTTAATGAATGACTTGCTACAAGTCATTCTCTCTATCCAGTCTGGATAAATGAGACACAATTTGTTTAACTTTGCAAATAGGTGAATAATGTTATTACCAATATCAATAAGCAGATACATCAGAGTATGaaattcttttctccctttctttagAAAATTTTATCTGTATCTTAACAACCTGTCCTGTAAACACGAATTTGTAATATGAAGGAATAGCAACTAAAGTAGTTCACATCTCAAGCTGGGAGTCTATTTAAAAATGTCCATCTCTCAAACAACACTTTTGCTCAACTAGCAGGCATGTTTCAATGCTAGCAGCAACTCTCCTCTTATTCACACAGACACAAATCTGTAGTGGTAGACTCCTTAAGCAGCCTCGATTAGCAGAAAGGAAGACT
The DNA window shown above is from Corvus hawaiiensis isolate bCorHaw1 chromosome 3, bCorHaw1.pri.cur, whole genome shotgun sequence and carries:
- the ALKAL2 gene encoding ALK and LTK ligand 2 encodes the protein MSGLRSSGLLGLVLLMLSAGYCKEKTDSADLKDKQSLLNLIMEIIQELKRYHLEKDSGMQYFSKHDYNLDRRQVADYGGYQDEQRVEIVPRDLRMKDKFLKHLTGPLYFSPKCSKHFHRLYHNTRDCTIPAYYKRCARLLTRLAVSPMCMEG